GAGGACGACCACCCGGCCCAGCCGCGCAGCCTCACGCTGATGGCCGGCCCGGTGGACTGCCGCGTCAACCCCACCGAGGTCAACAGGCTGGCCACCAGCAAGCCGATCGAGTGGTTCGAGCAGAACCTGATCAGCCACGTGCCGTGGCCGCATGCCGGCCACATGCGCCGCGTCTACCCGGGCTTCGTGCAGCTCGGCGCCTTCCTGAGCATGAACCTGGAGCGGCACAAGAAATCCTTCGAAGCCCTGTACCAGTTCCTCGTTGAAGGCGAGGTGGAGAAGGCCGACGTCATCCGCGCGTTCTACGACGAGTACCTGGCCGTCAACGACCTGCCGGCCGAGTTCTACCTGGAGACGGTGGCAAAGGTGTTCCAGACCTACGACCTGCCGCTGGGCAGGCTCACCTACCGCGGCCGCCTCGTCAACCCCGCAGCGATCCGCCGCACCGCCCTGCTCACCGTCGAGGGCGAGCGCGACGACATCTGCGCCGTCGGCCAGACCGTGGCCGCGCAGGACCTGTGCAGCAGCATCCGCCCCTACCGGAAGACCCACCACATCCAGGTGGGCGTGGGCCACTACGGCGTATTCAGCGGCCGCAAGTGGAACCAGCAGATCTACCCGCGCGTGCGCGAGGTCATCCACTCCAGCCTGGGTTGAGGCGGCGCCAGGGCCACGCTCATGGGCTCGCCAGGTCTGCCAGGGTGAAGGCCTTGGTTTGCGCCTTGCCTTGCAGCTTTTGCCCGAACAGCTTGTTGCCGTGGATTTCCGTGATGTCCTCGCTGACCGGCAGCGCGCAACCCACCTCGGGCGAATACAGCCTGATTTCCTCGGCCTTCAGGTAGCCGCCCGCCGTCTCGAAGTCGCGCACGATCCTGAGCTGGGTGCCGGGGTAGGGAAAGTTGTATTCAGGCCAGCTCGCCCGCGTCTCGCCCACGGACACCCGGGTTTCGCCGGGCAGGCCGCGGCTCTGGATCGTCGCCACCATGCTTTGCCCCGGCGACAGCGTGGCGATGCTGCCGTTGAAGACCTGCTCGGTTTCCACGACCCGCGCATGCAGGAAATGCAGCGCCTTGGTGCCCCCTGCCGCGAGCGTGCCCGCCGCATGGTAGAACACCGTGAGCCCGTTGCCGTACTCGACGACGCAGAGGCCGTTCTCATGGCGCACCGTCATGTTGAGATCCTTGCCGCCGACCGCCATCACGACCTTGGCCGTCCGGGTGGGATGGGCCTGGGGAAACAACGCGCGCGAGCGGGCGATTTCCCCGCGCACCTTGTCCGAAATGAACATGTCGGGGTCCACGCTGGCCACCTTGGCGGCGGATGCGCGTGCGGCGCGGTCGGCCTCGTCCAGCTCTTTCTTCTTGCGCGCGTCGGTTTCCTCGATCGCGATGATGCGGGTGCGCGCGGTCTGCACGAACTGGCCTTGCGGGTACTGCGCCAGGTAGGCCTGCAGTTCGGCGCGAGTGCCGCCCGCCTCCGCCGCGCGCCAGAAAGCCGCTTCGGCGTCGCGCGCCGCGGCTTCGCTGGAGGAATCGCCCTTCAGGCTCGCCAAGCGCACACGGCTTTGCGCCATGTAGCGCCCACGCGGGTACTTGGCGAGGTAGTCCTCGAACACGGCGGGGCTGCGGCTGGCCTTGATGCTGTCCCACAGCTGGTCTTCGATCTCGCCGGCCGATGGGGCGGCCAAGGCCATCAGCGTGCCGGCCGCGCAGTTGCCAAAGCAGAAGTCTCCTTCGATGCTGCCTTCCATCCACGGCTCCTGGCGCCCCGCCGATTCGTTCTTCACCCCGGTCACCACCCGCTTGAGCACCTGCTCCACCGGCTGGTTCGACTGTTCCATCTGCTTGAGCAGGTGCCCCGTGTACAGCCCGTTCTTGCCGCTGCCGTC
This Variovorax terrae DNA region includes the following protein-coding sequences:
- a CDS encoding caspase family protein; translation: MQTQHPLIRRALAFLMACLLGAAAHAADAEKRVALVIGNSTYKNSPLKNPTNDAKDMAARLRALGFEVIERSNLRTRQMGATLREFRSKLTPGAVALVFYAGHGVQIRGENYLPTVDAEIDSEEDVPSQSLSMKQVMDVLEDAKTRLNLVFLDACRNNPYARGFRSTGEGLARVSAPSGTLISYATRPGSVAADGSGKNGLYTGHLLKQMEQSNQPVEQVLKRVVTGVKNESAGRQEPWMEGSIEGDFCFGNCAAGTLMALAAPSAGEIEDQLWDSIKASRSPAVFEDYLAKYPRGRYMAQSRVRLASLKGDSSSEAAARDAEAAFWRAAEAGGTRAELQAYLAQYPQGQFVQTARTRIIAIEETDARKKKELDEADRAARASAAKVASVDPDMFISDKVRGEIARSRALFPQAHPTRTAKVVMAVGGKDLNMTVRHENGLCVVEYGNGLTVFYHAAGTLAAGGTKALHFLHARVVETEQVFNGSIATLSPGQSMVATIQSRGLPGETRVSVGETRASWPEYNFPYPGTQLRIVRDFETAGGYLKAEEIRLYSPEVGCALPVSEDITEIHGNKLFGQKLQGKAQTKAFTLADLASP
- a CDS encoding polyhydroxyalkanoate depolymerase, which codes for MLYQAYQTQSDLMSPWRLLAQHGSAALWLRETEGSMLRRLSAAFEVFSRLRLTHSRPAYGIGSVTANGHEVAVAEEPVLTLPFGTLLHFNKALDGDRPQHPPVLLVAPLSGHFATLLRETARTLLQDHDVYITDWHNARDVSLRHGAFGLDDYIDHLMRFTEAIGPGAHVVAVCQPCVAALAATALMAEDDHPAQPRSLTLMAGPVDCRVNPTEVNRLATSKPIEWFEQNLISHVPWPHAGHMRRVYPGFVQLGAFLSMNLERHKKSFEALYQFLVEGEVEKADVIRAFYDEYLAVNDLPAEFYLETVAKVFQTYDLPLGRLTYRGRLVNPAAIRRTALLTVEGERDDICAVGQTVAAQDLCSSIRPYRKTHHIQVGVGHYGVFSGRKWNQQIYPRVREVIHSSLG